The following proteins are encoded in a genomic region of Hirundo rustica isolate bHirRus1 chromosome 3, bHirRus1.pri.v3, whole genome shotgun sequence:
- the MTFR2 gene encoding mitochondrial fission regulator 2 isoform X2 encodes MALLLLQLLRRLLRYLGWPHRQAVFFETRFGSSITRTLGTCLPSAVSSGRHFQQLYAVIRKYQAKVISVCQKKEYGSTRSVVRRLGTILSLEPYPRPCFKFVQDSNPLGYDEQSAAPAPVAPSLADVLWVANDKGQACARLRTEVRSKERSTAPPDPCLDSIQSFPKNSGQKDGVDQAALQKISALENELTFLRAQIAAIVSVQTLGSVPSQTLCRTLSTPDGFYPLSAMTSTPLSVSHNRFVIPSPPPLPCGAPSGVDASDSALELIKQRRAARSSDSTAAHSTDRQRTKNIPSMMDVLKDLNKVQLRAVERSPGGTPLSRPKKTQSPDWDPVALLTHALKQKFAHKNDDEDDSLDKENNSFDSSPFSSPEVPVVGHCRLKPNVKPSLTRSGGVKQ; translated from the exons atggcgctgctgctgctgcagctgctccggCGGCTGCTGCGCTACCTCGGCTGGCCGCACCGGCAG gCCGTGTTTTTTGAAACTCGGTTTGGCAGCAGTATCACTCGTACACTCGGAACATGCCTTCCTTCAGCAGTCTCATCAGGAAGGCATTTCCAGCAGTTATATGCTGTCATAAGGAAGTATCAGGCCAAG gtTATATCTGTTTGCCAAAAAAAGGAATATGGATCTACTCGAAGTGTTGTCCGTAGGCTTGGGACAATTCTTTCCTTGGAACCCTACCCCAGACCTTGTTTTAAA TTTGTTCAAGACTCAAATCCATTGGGTTATGATGAACAaagtgcagctccagctcctgtggCTCCATCACTTGCTGATGTCCTGTGGGTGGCAAATGACAAAGGACAAGCATGCGCTAGACTTAG aacTGAAGTGAGGAGTAAAGAGAGAAGTACAGCTCCTCCTGATCCATGTCTGGATTCGATACAGAGCTTTCCGAAAAACAGTGGACAAAAAGATGGTGTTGATCAAGCAGCACTCCAGAAAATTTCTGCGCTTGAGAATGAGCTGACCTTTCTTCGTGCTCAGATTGCTGCAATTGTTTCAGTGCAGACCTTGGGAAGCGTTCCCTCAC AAACCTTATGCAGAACACTCAGCACTCCAGATGGATTTTACCCACTGTCAGCCATGACTTCTACACCGTTGTCCGTCTCTCACAATCGCTTTGTAATTCCCTCGCCTCCTCCACTTCCTTGTGGTGCACCATCTGGTGTTGATGCTAGTGATTCTGCACTGGAACTTATCAAACAACGCCGAGCTGCAAGAAGCAGCGATTCAACTGCGGCTCACAGTACTGATCGCCAGAGGACAAAGAACATTCCCAGTATGATGGATGTTTTGAAAGACCTAAACAAAGTTCAGTTGCGAGCTGTTGAGAG GTCTCCTGGAGGTACTCCTCTTTCTAGACCCAAAAAGACGCAGAGTCCAGATTGGGATCCGGTTGCTCTACTAACTCACGCTCTAAAGCAGAAATTTGCACATAAAaatgatgatgaagatgattCCCtggacaaagaaaataattcttttgatAGCTCTCCATTTTCTAGTCCTGAGGTGCCAGTG GTTGGACACTGCAGACTGAAGCCAAATGTAAAACCCAGCCTTACAAGAAGTGGTGGAGTTAAGCAG TAG
- the MTFR2 gene encoding mitochondrial fission regulator 2 isoform X1 — protein MALLLLQLLRRLLRYLGWPHRQAVFFETRFGSSITRTLGTCLPSAVSSGRHFQQLYAVIRKYQAKVISVCQKKEYGSTRSVVRRLGTILSLEPYPRPCFKFVQDSNPLGYDEQSAAPAPVAPSLADVLWVANDKGQACARLRTEVRSKERSTAPPDPCLDSIQSFPKNSGQKDGVDQAALQKISALENELTFLRAQIAAIVSVQTLGSVPSQTLCRTLSTPDGFYPLSAMTSTPLSVSHNRFVIPSPPPLPCGAPSGVDASDSALELIKQRRAARSSDSTAAHSTDRQRTKNIPSMMDVLKDLNKVQLRAVERSPGGTPLSRPKKTQSPDWDPVALLTHALKQKFAHKNDDEDDSLDKENNSFDSSPFSSPEVPVVGHCRLKPNVKPSLTRSGGVKQVPAWKARAHI, from the exons atggcgctgctgctgctgcagctgctccggCGGCTGCTGCGCTACCTCGGCTGGCCGCACCGGCAG gCCGTGTTTTTTGAAACTCGGTTTGGCAGCAGTATCACTCGTACACTCGGAACATGCCTTCCTTCAGCAGTCTCATCAGGAAGGCATTTCCAGCAGTTATATGCTGTCATAAGGAAGTATCAGGCCAAG gtTATATCTGTTTGCCAAAAAAAGGAATATGGATCTACTCGAAGTGTTGTCCGTAGGCTTGGGACAATTCTTTCCTTGGAACCCTACCCCAGACCTTGTTTTAAA TTTGTTCAAGACTCAAATCCATTGGGTTATGATGAACAaagtgcagctccagctcctgtggCTCCATCACTTGCTGATGTCCTGTGGGTGGCAAATGACAAAGGACAAGCATGCGCTAGACTTAG aacTGAAGTGAGGAGTAAAGAGAGAAGTACAGCTCCTCCTGATCCATGTCTGGATTCGATACAGAGCTTTCCGAAAAACAGTGGACAAAAAGATGGTGTTGATCAAGCAGCACTCCAGAAAATTTCTGCGCTTGAGAATGAGCTGACCTTTCTTCGTGCTCAGATTGCTGCAATTGTTTCAGTGCAGACCTTGGGAAGCGTTCCCTCAC AAACCTTATGCAGAACACTCAGCACTCCAGATGGATTTTACCCACTGTCAGCCATGACTTCTACACCGTTGTCCGTCTCTCACAATCGCTTTGTAATTCCCTCGCCTCCTCCACTTCCTTGTGGTGCACCATCTGGTGTTGATGCTAGTGATTCTGCACTGGAACTTATCAAACAACGCCGAGCTGCAAGAAGCAGCGATTCAACTGCGGCTCACAGTACTGATCGCCAGAGGACAAAGAACATTCCCAGTATGATGGATGTTTTGAAAGACCTAAACAAAGTTCAGTTGCGAGCTGTTGAGAG GTCTCCTGGAGGTACTCCTCTTTCTAGACCCAAAAAGACGCAGAGTCCAGATTGGGATCCGGTTGCTCTACTAACTCACGCTCTAAAGCAGAAATTTGCACATAAAaatgatgatgaagatgattCCCtggacaaagaaaataattcttttgatAGCTCTCCATTTTCTAGTCCTGAGGTGCCAGTG GTTGGACACTGCAGACTGAAGCCAAATGTAAAACCCAGCCTTACAAGAAGTGGTGGAGTTAAGCAGGTACCAGCATGGAAAGCGAGAGCTCATATTTAG